A genomic window from Thunnus maccoyii chromosome 2, fThuMac1.1, whole genome shotgun sequence includes:
- the LOC121912728 gene encoding lysozyme g-like isoform X2, with product MGSMFSWPSDTDYPHGDIRKVNTTGASDETARADGKSSRGVRASHEMAADDLPYIKKYKDKIIRAAKKNDVQPSVVAGIISRETRGGRGAGLDDGWGNNGNAFGLMQIDKDWHTPRGALAAYNMGTEKMASSYSKVDDHTTGGDYSNDVTARAQYYEKNGF from the exons atgggGTCGATG TTTTCATGGCCTTCTGATACAGACTATCCACATGGAGACATTCGTAAGGTTAACACAACTGGTGCATCAGACGAGACAGCACGGGCTGATGGAAAAAGCTCCAGAG GAGTGCGCGCATCCCATGAGATGGCTGCAGATGATCTTCCTTACATAAAGAAGTACAAAGACAAGATTATCAGGGCTGCTAAAAAAAATGACGTGCAGCCTTCTGTCGTGGCTGGCATCATCTCCAGAGAGACCCGCGGAGGCAGAGGGGCAGGTTTGGATGATGGCTGGGGGAACAACGGGAACGCCTTCGGACTAATGCAG ATTGACAAGGACTGGCACACGCCTAGGG GAGCTCTGGCTGCCTACAACATGGGAACAGAAAAAATGGCCTCCTCCTACAGCAAAGTGGACGATCACACTACCGGAGGGGACTATTCCAATGATGTCACTGCCAGGGCCCAGTACTATGAGAAGAATGGGTTTTAA
- the LOC121912728 gene encoding lysozyme g-like isoform X1 produces MGSMFSWPSDTDYPHGDIRKVNTTGASDETARADGKSSRGVRASHEMAADDLPYIKKYKDKIIRAAKKNDVQPSVVAGIISRETRGGRGAGLDDGWGNNGNAFGLMQIDKDWHTPRGEWDSQEHINQGTKILVGLYSNDIEKKFPRWDKNQKLKGALAAYNMGTEKMASSYSKVDDHTTGGDYSNDVTARAQYYEKNGF; encoded by the exons atgggGTCGATG TTTTCATGGCCTTCTGATACAGACTATCCACATGGAGACATTCGTAAGGTTAACACAACTGGTGCATCAGACGAGACAGCACGGGCTGATGGAAAAAGCTCCAGAG GAGTGCGCGCATCCCATGAGATGGCTGCAGATGATCTTCCTTACATAAAGAAGTACAAAGACAAGATTATCAGGGCTGCTAAAAAAAATGACGTGCAGCCTTCTGTCGTGGCTGGCATCATCTCCAGAGAGACCCGCGGAGGCAGAGGGGCAGGTTTGGATGATGGCTGGGGGAACAACGGGAACGCCTTCGGACTAATGCAG ATTGACAAGGACTGGCACACGCCTAGGGGTGAGTGGGACAGCCAGGAACATATCAATCAAGGCACTAAGATTCTAGTGGGCTTATACTCAAATGACATTGAGAAAAAATTTCCTCGTTGGGACAAGAACCAGAAGCTGAAAG GAGCTCTGGCTGCCTACAACATGGGAACAGAAAAAATGGCCTCCTCCTACAGCAAAGTGGACGATCACACTACCGGAGGGGACTATTCCAATGATGTCACTGCCAGGGCCCAGTACTATGAGAAGAATGGGTTTTAA
- the LOC121912739 gene encoding lysozyme g-like isoform X2 yields the protein MSRDYPHGDIRKVNTTGASDETARADGKSSRGVRASHEMAEDDLPYIKKYKNKIIKAADKYHVQPSVVAGIISRETRGGRGAGLVNGWGNNGNAFGLMQIDKNWHKPEGEWDSQKHINQGTKSLVDLYSDDIEKKFPRWDKNQKLKGALAAYNMGTEEMASSYSKVDDHTTGGDYSNDVTARAQYYEDHLF from the exons ATGTCTCGGG ACTATCCACATGGAGACATTCGTAAGGTTAACACAACTGGTGCATCAGACGAGACAGCACGGGCTGATGGAAAAAGCTCCAGAG GAGTGCGCGCATCCCATGAGATGGCTGAAGATGATCTTCCTTACATAAAGaagtacaaaaacaagattATCAAGGCTGCTGACAAATATCACGTGCAGCCTTCTGTCGTGGCTGGCATCATCTCCAGAGAGACCCGCGGAGGCAGAGGGGCAGGTTTGGTTAATGGCTGGGGGAACAACGGGAACGCCTTCGGACTAATGCAG ATTGACAAGAACTGGCACAAGCCTGAGGGTGAGTGGGACAGCCAGAAACATATCAATCAAGGCACTAAGAGTCTAGTAGACTTATACTCAGATGACATTGAGAAAAAATTTCCTCGTTGGGACAAGAACCAGAAGCTGAAAG GAGCGCTGGCTGCCTACAACATGGGAACAGAAGAAATGGCCTCCTCCTACAGCAAAGTGGACGATCACACTACCGGAGGGGACTATTCCAATGATGTCACTGCCAGGGCCCAGTACTATGAGGATCATTTGTTTTAA
- the LOC121912739 gene encoding lysozyme g-like isoform X1 → MSQNYPHGDIRKVNTTGASDETARADGKSSRGVRASHEMAEDDLPYIKKYKNKIIKAADKYHVQPSVVAGIISRETRGGRGAGLVNGWGNNGNAFGLMQIDKNWHKPEGEWDSQKHINQGTKSLVDLYSDDIEKKFPRWDKNQKLKGALAAYNMGTEEMASSYSKVDDHTTGGDYSNDVTARAQYYEDHLF, encoded by the exons ATGTCTCAGA ACTATCCACATGGAGACATTCGTAAGGTTAACACAACTGGTGCATCAGACGAGACAGCACGGGCTGATGGAAAAAGCTCCAGAG GAGTGCGCGCATCCCATGAGATGGCTGAAGATGATCTTCCTTACATAAAGaagtacaaaaacaagattATCAAGGCTGCTGACAAATATCACGTGCAGCCTTCTGTCGTGGCTGGCATCATCTCCAGAGAGACCCGCGGAGGCAGAGGGGCAGGTTTGGTTAATGGCTGGGGGAACAACGGGAACGCCTTCGGACTAATGCAG ATTGACAAGAACTGGCACAAGCCTGAGGGTGAGTGGGACAGCCAGAAACATATCAATCAAGGCACTAAGAGTCTAGTAGACTTATACTCAGATGACATTGAGAAAAAATTTCCTCGTTGGGACAAGAACCAGAAGCTGAAAG GAGCGCTGGCTGCCTACAACATGGGAACAGAAGAAATGGCCTCCTCCTACAGCAAAGTGGACGATCACACTACCGGAGGGGACTATTCCAATGATGTCACTGCCAGGGCCCAGTACTATGAGGATCATTTGTTTTAA
- the LOC121912739 gene encoding lysozyme G-like isoform X3 codes for MSREAAEDLRYINQYKNKIIRAANNYGMKPSVVAGIISRETRGGRGAGFVNGWGDNGNAFGLMQVDKNWHTPRGAWDSQEHIDQGTEILADCYRTVGREFPQLTGTMKLRGALAAYNMGTQRMDPNNVDAHTTWGNYSSDVLARAQYYERNGY; via the exons ATGTCTCGGG AGGCTGCAGAAGATCTTCGTTACATAAACCAGTACAAAAACAAGATTATCAGGGCTGCTAACAATTATGGAATGAAGCCTTCTGTCGTGGCTGGCATCATCTCCAGAGAGACCCGCGGAGGCAGAGGGGCAGGTTTCGTTAATGGCTGGGGGGACAACGGGAACGCCTTCGGACTAATGCAG GTTGACAAGAACTGGCACACGCCTAGGGGTGCGTGGGACAGCCAGGAACATATCGATCAAGGCACTGAGATTCTAGCAGACTGCTACCGAACCGTCGGACGTGAATTTCCTCAGTTGACCGGGACCATGAAGCTGAGAG GAGCGCTGGCTGCCTACAACATGGGAACACAAAGAATGGACCCCAACAACGTGGACGCTCACACTACTTGGGGGAACTATTCCAGTGATGTCCTTGCCAGGGCCCAGTACTATGAGAGGAATGGGTATTAA
- the LOC121912751 gene encoding lysozyme G-like isoform X1 — MSREAAEDLRYINQYKNKIIRAANKYGMKPSVVAGIISRESRGGRGAGFVNGWGDNGNAFGLMQVDKNWHTPRGAWDSQEHIDQGTEILADCYRTVGREFPQLTGTMKLRGALAAYNMGTEEMASSYSKVDDHTTGGDYSNDVTARAQYYEDHLF; from the exons ATGTCTCGGG AGGCTGCAGAAGATCTTCGTTACATAAACCAGTACAAAAACAAGATTATCAGGGCTGCTAACAAATATGGAATGAAGCCTTCTGTCGTGGCTGGCATCATCTCCAGAGAGAGCCGCGGAGGCAGAGGGGCAGGTTTCGTTAATGGCTGGGGGGACAACGGGAACGCCTTCGGACTAATGCAG GTTGACAAGAACTGGCACACGCCTAGGGGTGCGTGGGACAGCCAGGAACATATCGATCAAGGCACTGAGATTCTAGCAGACTGCTACCGAACCGTCGGACGTGAATTTCCTCAGTTGACCGGGACCATGAAGCTGAGAG GAGCACTGGCTGCCTACAACATGGGAACAGAAGAAATGGCCTCCTCCTACAGCAAAGTGGACGATCACACTACCGGAGGGGACTATTCCAATGATGTCACTGCCAGGGCCCAGTACTATGAGGATCATTTGTTTTAA
- the LOC121912751 gene encoding lysozyme G-like isoform X2 — protein MSREAAEDLRYINQYKNKIIRAANKYGMKPSVVAGIISRESRGGRGAGFVNGWGDNGNAFGLMQVDKNWHTPRGAWDSQEHIDQGTEILADCYRTVGREFPQLTGTMKLRGALAAYNMGTQRMNPNNVDAHTTWGNYSSDVLARAQYYERNGY, from the exons ATGTCTCGGG AGGCTGCAGAAGATCTTCGTTACATAAACCAGTACAAAAACAAGATTATCAGGGCTGCTAACAAATATGGAATGAAGCCTTCTGTCGTGGCTGGCATCATCTCCAGAGAGAGCCGCGGAGGCAGAGGGGCAGGTTTCGTTAATGGCTGGGGGGACAACGGGAACGCCTTCGGACTAATGCAG GTTGACAAGAACTGGCACACGCCTAGGGGTGCGTGGGACAGCCAGGAACATATCGATCAAGGCACTGAGATTCTAGCAGACTGCTACCGAACCGTCGGACGTGAATTTCCTCAGTTGACCGGGACCATGAAGCTGAGAG GAGCGCTGGCTGCCTACAACATGGGAACACAAAGAATGAACCCCAACAACGTGGACGCTCACACTACTTGGGGGAACTATTCCAGTGATGTCCTTGCCAGGGCCCAGTACTATGAGAGGAATGGGTATTAA